The following are encoded in a window of Struthio camelus isolate bStrCam1 chromosome Z, bStrCam1.hap1, whole genome shotgun sequence genomic DNA:
- the LOC138064455 gene encoding mitogen-activated protein kinase kinase kinase 1-like isoform X4: protein MENKETLRGLQKMDDRPEERMIREKLKATCMPAWKHEWLERRSRRGPVVVKPIPVKGDGAEMNKLSLESQTEGQSMASSPTQKGRRSPSPSSSSSSSSRTVKSESPGVRRKRVSPVPFQSGRITPPRRAPSPDGFSPYSPEETNRRVNKVMRARLYLLQQIGPNSFLIGGDSPDNKYRVFIGPQTCSCGRGTFCIHLLFVMLRVFQLEPSDPMLWRKTLKNFEVESLFQKYHSRRSSRIKAPSRNTIQKFVSRMSNSHTLSSSSTSTSSSENSMKDEEEQMCPICLLGMLDEESLTVCEDGCRNKLHHHCMSIWAEECRRNREPLICPLCRSKWRSHDFHSHELPSPVDSSVLRVVQQQTQQQSMAGSQRRTQDSNFNLTHYGVQQIPSAYKDLAEPWIQVFGMELVGCLFSRNWNIREMALRRLSHDVSGALLLANGESTGNSGSSNGNNTSAGALGAASGSSQTSISGDVVVESCCSVLSMVCADPVYKVYVAALKTLRAMLVYTPCHTLAERTKLQRLLKPVVETILVKCADANSRTSQLSVSTLLEMCKGQAGELAVGREILKSGSIGIGGVDYVLNCILGTQTESSNWQALLGRLCLIDRLLLEFPGEFYPHIVCGDVLQADTVVDRYKKLLSLLNFALQSIDNSHSMVGKLSRRVFLSAARMVARVPHVFLKLLEMLSVTRSTHYARMRRRLMAIADEMEIAEAIQLGMEEMHSGECRHDDFLQLPVPDNSPEATENNTPNNTVQLSGKSGKGLGDKKLCASPEDVSETLAGLAVGLPVSSVTTEQPKPAIQTKGKPHSQCLNSSPSSSHSQSLFPMLPSPSNPSVPAGTVTDVSKLRPQGFIPCKIPSPSPQTQRKLSLQFQRNSSENKEPEKLSPVFTQARPLPSSHIHRPKPSRPTLSDVSKQGETSKNSMTLDLNDISQCDGNSSNSSAVIPSEETVFTPVDEKCRLDANAELNSSIEDLLEASMPTSDGTVTFKSEVAVLSPERAENDDTYKDDVNHNQKCKEKMEAEEEEALAIAMAMSASQDALPIVPQLQVENGEDIIIIQQDTPETLPGHTKAKHHYREDAEWLKGQQIGLGAFSSCYQAQDVGTGTLMAVKQVTYVRNTSSEQEEVVEALREEIRMMSHLNHPNIIRMLGATCEKSNYNLFIEWMAGGSVAHLLSKYGAFKESVIINYTEQLLRGLSYLHENQIIHRDVKGANLLIDSTGHRLRIADFGAAARLASKGTGAGEFQGQLLGTIAFMAPEVLRGQQYGRSCDVWSVGCVVIEMACAKPPWNAEKHSNHLALIFKIASATTAPSIPSHLSPGLRDVTLRCLELQPQDRPPSRELLKHPVFRTTW, encoded by the exons ATGGAGAATAAAGAAACCCTCAGGGGATTGCAGAAAATGGATGACCGCCCGGAAGAGCGCATGATCAGGGAGAAACTCAAGGCAACATGTATGCCAGCCTGGAAGCATGAATGGCTGGAAAGAAGAAGCAGGAGAGGCCCTGTG GTGGTGAAACCTATCCCCGTGAAAGGCGATGGAGCCGAAATGAACAAGCTATCTCTAGAATCTCAGACTGAAGGACAAAGCATGGCTTCTTCACCTACTCAGAAAGGAAGACGTAGTCCCTCTCCTAGTAGCTCCTCTTCGTCATCCTCTAGGACTGTCAAATCTGAATCACCAGGTGTCAGAAGAAAAAGGGTATCTCCAGTGCCT TTTCAGAGTGGACGAATAACGCCACCTCGAAGAGCTCCGTCTCCAGATGGCTTCTCTCCATATAGCCCTGAGGAAACAAATCGCCGCGTCAACAAAGTTATGAGAGCCAGGCTGTATCTGCTGCAGCAGATAGGACCTAACTCATTCTTAATTGGAGGAGACAGCCCTGATAATAAATACAGAGTGTTTATTGGGCCTCAG ACTTGTAGCTGCGGGCGTGGAACGTTTTGTATTCATCTGCTGTTCGTTATGCTGCGAGTATTCCAGCTAGAGCCCTCGGACCCAATGTTATGGAGAAAGACACTGAAGAACTTTGAG GTTGAGAGTTTGTTCCAGAAATATCACAGTAGGCGTAGCTCGAGGATCAAAGCTCCATCTCGTAACACCATCCAGAAGTTTGTCTCACGCATGTCAAATTCTCATACATTGTCATCATCTAGTACTTCTACATCTAGTTCAGAAAACAG TATGAAGGATGAAGAAGAGCAGATGTGCCCCATTTGTTTGTTAGGGATGCTGGATGAAGAAAGCCTGACTGTATGTGAAGATGGCTGCAGGAACAAGTTACACCACCATTGCATGTCAATAT GGGCAGAAGAATGCAGAAGAAACAGAGAGCCACTTATATGTCCTCTTTGTAGATCTAAATGGAGATCTCATGATTTCCACAG TCATGAATTGCCAAGTCCTGTGGATTCTTCTGTTCTCCGTGTGGTTCAGCAGCAAACTCAACAGCAATCTATGGCTGGATCGCAAAGAAGAACCCAAGATAGTAATTTTAACCTTACTCATTATGGGGTCCAGCAGATCCCTTCTGCCTATAAAGATTTAGCTGAGCCATGGATTCAG GTATTTGGAATGGAATTGGTTGGCTGCTTGTTTTCTCGAAACTGGAATATACGAGAGATGGCACTTAGACGCCTTTCGCATGATGTTAGTGGTGCTCTATTACTGGCTAACGGTGAAAGCACTGGAAATTCTGGAAGCAGCAATGGGAACAACACAAGCGCTGGAGCTCTGGGAGCAGCTAGTGGGTCGTCTCAGACCAGTATCTCAGGAGATGTTGTAGTGGAATCCTGCTGCAGTGTGCTGTCTATGGTCTGTGCTGACCCTGTCTACAAAGTGTATGTTGCTGCTTTA aAAACCTTAAGAGCCATGCTGGTGTATACTCCTTGTCATACTTTGGCAGAGAGGACTAAACTACAGCGACTTCTCAAGCCAGTTGTAGAGACAATATTAGTTAAATGTGCAGATGCCAACAG TCGAACAAGTCAACTTTCAGTCTCAACTCTACTGGAGATGTGTAAAGGCCAAGCAGGAGAGCTGGCAGTTGGGAGAGAAATACTTAAATCTG GTTCCATTGGTATTGGTGGTGTTGATTATGTCTTAAACTGTATTCTTGGAACCCAGACTGAATCTAGCAACTGGCAAGCACTACTGGGGAGACTTTGTCTGATAGACAGGCTTCTGTTGGAATTCCCTGGTGAATTTTATCCTCACATTGTCTGTGGTGATGTTTTACAGGCTGATACTGTAGTAGACAG GTATAAGAAGCTTCTCTCCCTTTTGAATTTTGCCTTGCAGTCCATTGACAATTCACATTCGATGGTTGGCAAACTATCCCGGAGAGTATTTTTGAGTGCAGCAAGAATGGTTGCAAGAGTGCCCCATGTTTTTCTAAAACTATTAGAAATGCTGAGCGTGACACGCTCTACTCATTATGCAAGGATGCGTCGACGTCTGATGGCAATAGCAGATGAAATGGAAATTGCAGAAGCCATCCAGCTAGGAATGGAAGAAATGCATTCTGGAGAATGTCGACATGATGACTTTTTGCAGCTGCCTGTACCAGATAACTCTCCAGAAGCTACAGAAAATAATACTCCTAACAATACTGTCCAGTTATCAGGGAAAAGTGGGAAAGGTTTAGGAGACAAGAAATTGTGTGCCAGTCCAGAGGACGTTTCTGAGACACTGGCTGGCCTAGCTGTGGGACTTCCTGTTTCGTCAGTAACCACAGAGCAACCAAAGCCAGCCATTCAAACAAAAGGAAAGCCCCACAGTCAGTGTTTGAACTCTTCTCCCTCATCCAGTCATTCCCAGTCACTGTTCCCAATGCTTCCGTCTCCTTCCAATCCATCTGTACCAGCTGGCACTGTAACAGATGTCTCTAAACTCAGACCTCAGGGATTCATTCCCTGCAAAATCCCCTCACCTTCTCCTCAAACACAGCGGAAACTTTCTCTCCAGTTTCAAAGAAACAGTTCTGAAAATAAAGAACCAGAGAAACTTTCTCCAGTTTTTACCCAGGCCAGGCCATTGCCATCCAGTCACATACACAGGCCAAAGCCATCTCGACCCACCCTGAGTGATGTGAGCAAGCAGGGAGAAACCTCAAAAAACAGTATGACACTTGACCTGAATGATATTTCACAATGTGATGGCAACAGTAGTAATAGTAGTGCGGTTATACCAAGTGAAGAGACAGTGTTCACACCAGTAGATGAGAAATGTCGATTGGATGCTAATGCAGAACTCAATTCCAGTATCGAGGACCTACTTGAGGCCTCCATGCCAACAAGTGATGGCACAGTTACATTCAAGTCTGAAGTTGCAGTGCTTTCTCCTGAGCGGGCAGAAAATGATGATACTTACAAAGATGATGTAAATCATAATCAAAAATGCAAGGAGAAGAtggaagctgaggaggaggaagctttAGCTATTGCTATGGCAATGTCAGCATCTCAAGATGCCCTACCAATAGTACCCCAATTACAGGTTGAAAATGGTGAAGATATCATAATTATTCAGCAGGAT ACACCAGAAACTCTGCCTGGGCATACCAAAGCAAAACACCATTACAGAGAAGATGCAGAATGGCTTAAAGGGCAGCAAATAGGCCTTggagctttttcttcctgttaccaAGCTCAAGATGTAGGAACAGGGACATTAATGGCTGTAAAACAG GTGACATATGTCAGGAACACGTCCTCTGAGCAAGAAGAGGTAGTTGAAGCACTGAGAGAAGAGATAAGGATGATGAGTCATCTAAACCACCCTAACATTATTCGAATGTTGGGTGCTACATGTGAGAAGAGCAACTATAATCTCTTTATTGAATGGATGGCAG gagGCTCAGTTGCTCACTTGTTAAGTAAATATGGAGCCTTCAAAGAATCAGTAATTATTAATTATACAGAACAACTGTTACGTGGCCTTTCTTACCTCCATGAGAATCAGATAATCCATAGAGATGTTAaag GTGCCAATTTGCTAATTGACAGCACAGGTCATAGATTAAGAATTGCTGATTTTGGAGCTGCAGCCAGGCTGGCATCGAAAGGAACTGGTGCTGGGGAGTTTCAGGGACAGTTGTTGGGAACTATTGCATTTATGGCACCAGAG GTTCTGAGAGGTCAGCAGTATGGTAGGAGCTGTGATGTGTGGAGTGTTGGCTGTGTTGTTATAGAAATGGCTTGTGCTAAACCTCCCTGGAATGCAGAGAAACACTCCAATCATCTTGCGCTGATATTTAAG ATTGCTAGTGCAACTACTGCTCCATCAATCCCTTCACATCTGTCTCCTGGTTTAAGGGATGTGACTCTTCGGTGTTTAGAACTTCAACCTCAGGACAGACCCCCATCAAGGGAGCTGCTGAAACACCCAGTCTTCCGTACTACATGGTAG
- the LOC138064455 gene encoding mitogen-activated protein kinase kinase kinase 1-like isoform X3 yields MACKKEGVRQIANTHQDSCAFVSRSWPEVGTESPTGLSCCLGLTSSELESHILSGKKNTLLKGLCICDVKDDQLLSVISISNQMKLQTWKNIRRWVQHQPPSEGNSERNLEVCKQKCTVNFVLVPRPMSSRDMENKETLRGLQKMDDRPEERMIREKLKATCMPAWKHEWLERRSRRGPVVVKPIPVKGDGAEMNKLSLESQTEGQSMASSPTQKGRRSPSPSSSSSSSSRTVKSESPGVRRKRVSPVPFQSGRITPPRRAPSPDGFSPYSPEETNRRVNKVMRARLYLLQQIGPNSFLIGGDSPDNKYRVFIGPQTCSCGRGTFCIHLLFVMLRVFQLEPSDPMLWRKTLKNFEVESLFQKYHSRRSSRIKAPSRNTIQKFVSRMSNSHTLSSSSTSTSSSENSMKDEEEQMCPICLLGMLDEESLTVCEDGCRNKLHHHCMSIWAEECRRNREPLICPLCRSKWRSHDFHSHELPSPVDSSVLRVVQQQTQQQSMAGSQRRTQDSNFNLTHYGVQQIPSAYKDLAEPWIQVFGMELVGCLFSRNWNIREMALRRLSHDVSGALLLANGESTGNSGSSNGNNTSAGALGAASGSSQTSISGDVVVESCCSVLSMVCADPVYKVYVAALKTLRAMLVYTPCHTLAERTKLQRLLKPVVETILVKCADANSRTSQLSVSTLLEMCKGQAGELAVGREILKSGSIGIGGVDYVLNCILGTQTESSNWQALLGRLCLIDRLLLEFPGEFYPHIVCGDVLQADTVVDRYKKLLSLLNFALQSIDNSHSMVGKLSRRVFLSAARMVARVPHVFLKLLEMLSVTRSTHYARMRRRLMAIADEMEIAEAIQLGMEEMHSGECRHDDFLQLPVPDNSPEATENNTPNNTVQLSGKSGKGLGDKKLCASPEDVSETLAGLAVGLPVSSVTTEQPKPAIQTKGKPHSQCLNSSPSSSHSQSLFPMLPSPSNPSVPAGTVTDVSKLRPQGFIPCKIPSPSPQTQRKLSLQFQRNSSENKEPEKLSPVFTQARPLPSSHIHRPKPSRPTLSDVSKQGETSKNSMTLDLNDISQCDGNSSNSSAVIPSEETVFTPVDEKCRLDANAELNSSIEDLLEASMPTSDGTVTFKSEVAVLSPERAENDDTYKDDVNHNQKCKEKMEAEEEEALAIAMAMSASQDALPIVPQLQVENGEDIIIIQQDTPETLPGHTKAKHHYREDAEWLKGQQIGLGAFSSCYQAQDVGTGTLMAVKQVTYVRNTSSEQEEVVEALREEIRMMSHLNHPNIIRMLGATCEKSNYNLFIEWMAGGSVAHLLSKYGAFKESVIINYTEQLLRGLSYLHENQIIHRDVKGANLLIDSTGHRLRIADFGAAARLASKGTGAGEFQGQLLGTIAFMAPEVLRGQQYGRSCDVWSVGCVVIEMACAKPPWNAEKHSNHLALIFKIASATTAPSIPSHLSPGLRDVTLRCLELQPQDRPPSRELLKHPVFRTTW; encoded by the exons CCGTGACATGGAGAATAAAGAAACCCTCAGGGGATTGCAGAAAATGGATGACCGCCCGGAAGAGCGCATGATCAGGGAGAAACTCAAGGCAACATGTATGCCAGCCTGGAAGCATGAATGGCTGGAAAGAAGAAGCAGGAGAGGCCCTGTG GTGGTGAAACCTATCCCCGTGAAAGGCGATGGAGCCGAAATGAACAAGCTATCTCTAGAATCTCAGACTGAAGGACAAAGCATGGCTTCTTCACCTACTCAGAAAGGAAGACGTAGTCCCTCTCCTAGTAGCTCCTCTTCGTCATCCTCTAGGACTGTCAAATCTGAATCACCAGGTGTCAGAAGAAAAAGGGTATCTCCAGTGCCT TTTCAGAGTGGACGAATAACGCCACCTCGAAGAGCTCCGTCTCCAGATGGCTTCTCTCCATATAGCCCTGAGGAAACAAATCGCCGCGTCAACAAAGTTATGAGAGCCAGGCTGTATCTGCTGCAGCAGATAGGACCTAACTCATTCTTAATTGGAGGAGACAGCCCTGATAATAAATACAGAGTGTTTATTGGGCCTCAG ACTTGTAGCTGCGGGCGTGGAACGTTTTGTATTCATCTGCTGTTCGTTATGCTGCGAGTATTCCAGCTAGAGCCCTCGGACCCAATGTTATGGAGAAAGACACTGAAGAACTTTGAG GTTGAGAGTTTGTTCCAGAAATATCACAGTAGGCGTAGCTCGAGGATCAAAGCTCCATCTCGTAACACCATCCAGAAGTTTGTCTCACGCATGTCAAATTCTCATACATTGTCATCATCTAGTACTTCTACATCTAGTTCAGAAAACAG TATGAAGGATGAAGAAGAGCAGATGTGCCCCATTTGTTTGTTAGGGATGCTGGATGAAGAAAGCCTGACTGTATGTGAAGATGGCTGCAGGAACAAGTTACACCACCATTGCATGTCAATAT GGGCAGAAGAATGCAGAAGAAACAGAGAGCCACTTATATGTCCTCTTTGTAGATCTAAATGGAGATCTCATGATTTCCACAG TCATGAATTGCCAAGTCCTGTGGATTCTTCTGTTCTCCGTGTGGTTCAGCAGCAAACTCAACAGCAATCTATGGCTGGATCGCAAAGAAGAACCCAAGATAGTAATTTTAACCTTACTCATTATGGGGTCCAGCAGATCCCTTCTGCCTATAAAGATTTAGCTGAGCCATGGATTCAG GTATTTGGAATGGAATTGGTTGGCTGCTTGTTTTCTCGAAACTGGAATATACGAGAGATGGCACTTAGACGCCTTTCGCATGATGTTAGTGGTGCTCTATTACTGGCTAACGGTGAAAGCACTGGAAATTCTGGAAGCAGCAATGGGAACAACACAAGCGCTGGAGCTCTGGGAGCAGCTAGTGGGTCGTCTCAGACCAGTATCTCAGGAGATGTTGTAGTGGAATCCTGCTGCAGTGTGCTGTCTATGGTCTGTGCTGACCCTGTCTACAAAGTGTATGTTGCTGCTTTA aAAACCTTAAGAGCCATGCTGGTGTATACTCCTTGTCATACTTTGGCAGAGAGGACTAAACTACAGCGACTTCTCAAGCCAGTTGTAGAGACAATATTAGTTAAATGTGCAGATGCCAACAG TCGAACAAGTCAACTTTCAGTCTCAACTCTACTGGAGATGTGTAAAGGCCAAGCAGGAGAGCTGGCAGTTGGGAGAGAAATACTTAAATCTG GTTCCATTGGTATTGGTGGTGTTGATTATGTCTTAAACTGTATTCTTGGAACCCAGACTGAATCTAGCAACTGGCAAGCACTACTGGGGAGACTTTGTCTGATAGACAGGCTTCTGTTGGAATTCCCTGGTGAATTTTATCCTCACATTGTCTGTGGTGATGTTTTACAGGCTGATACTGTAGTAGACAG GTATAAGAAGCTTCTCTCCCTTTTGAATTTTGCCTTGCAGTCCATTGACAATTCACATTCGATGGTTGGCAAACTATCCCGGAGAGTATTTTTGAGTGCAGCAAGAATGGTTGCAAGAGTGCCCCATGTTTTTCTAAAACTATTAGAAATGCTGAGCGTGACACGCTCTACTCATTATGCAAGGATGCGTCGACGTCTGATGGCAATAGCAGATGAAATGGAAATTGCAGAAGCCATCCAGCTAGGAATGGAAGAAATGCATTCTGGAGAATGTCGACATGATGACTTTTTGCAGCTGCCTGTACCAGATAACTCTCCAGAAGCTACAGAAAATAATACTCCTAACAATACTGTCCAGTTATCAGGGAAAAGTGGGAAAGGTTTAGGAGACAAGAAATTGTGTGCCAGTCCAGAGGACGTTTCTGAGACACTGGCTGGCCTAGCTGTGGGACTTCCTGTTTCGTCAGTAACCACAGAGCAACCAAAGCCAGCCATTCAAACAAAAGGAAAGCCCCACAGTCAGTGTTTGAACTCTTCTCCCTCATCCAGTCATTCCCAGTCACTGTTCCCAATGCTTCCGTCTCCTTCCAATCCATCTGTACCAGCTGGCACTGTAACAGATGTCTCTAAACTCAGACCTCAGGGATTCATTCCCTGCAAAATCCCCTCACCTTCTCCTCAAACACAGCGGAAACTTTCTCTCCAGTTTCAAAGAAACAGTTCTGAAAATAAAGAACCAGAGAAACTTTCTCCAGTTTTTACCCAGGCCAGGCCATTGCCATCCAGTCACATACACAGGCCAAAGCCATCTCGACCCACCCTGAGTGATGTGAGCAAGCAGGGAGAAACCTCAAAAAACAGTATGACACTTGACCTGAATGATATTTCACAATGTGATGGCAACAGTAGTAATAGTAGTGCGGTTATACCAAGTGAAGAGACAGTGTTCACACCAGTAGATGAGAAATGTCGATTGGATGCTAATGCAGAACTCAATTCCAGTATCGAGGACCTACTTGAGGCCTCCATGCCAACAAGTGATGGCACAGTTACATTCAAGTCTGAAGTTGCAGTGCTTTCTCCTGAGCGGGCAGAAAATGATGATACTTACAAAGATGATGTAAATCATAATCAAAAATGCAAGGAGAAGAtggaagctgaggaggaggaagctttAGCTATTGCTATGGCAATGTCAGCATCTCAAGATGCCCTACCAATAGTACCCCAATTACAGGTTGAAAATGGTGAAGATATCATAATTATTCAGCAGGAT ACACCAGAAACTCTGCCTGGGCATACCAAAGCAAAACACCATTACAGAGAAGATGCAGAATGGCTTAAAGGGCAGCAAATAGGCCTTggagctttttcttcctgttaccaAGCTCAAGATGTAGGAACAGGGACATTAATGGCTGTAAAACAG GTGACATATGTCAGGAACACGTCCTCTGAGCAAGAAGAGGTAGTTGAAGCACTGAGAGAAGAGATAAGGATGATGAGTCATCTAAACCACCCTAACATTATTCGAATGTTGGGTGCTACATGTGAGAAGAGCAACTATAATCTCTTTATTGAATGGATGGCAG gagGCTCAGTTGCTCACTTGTTAAGTAAATATGGAGCCTTCAAAGAATCAGTAATTATTAATTATACAGAACAACTGTTACGTGGCCTTTCTTACCTCCATGAGAATCAGATAATCCATAGAGATGTTAaag GTGCCAATTTGCTAATTGACAGCACAGGTCATAGATTAAGAATTGCTGATTTTGGAGCTGCAGCCAGGCTGGCATCGAAAGGAACTGGTGCTGGGGAGTTTCAGGGACAGTTGTTGGGAACTATTGCATTTATGGCACCAGAG GTTCTGAGAGGTCAGCAGTATGGTAGGAGCTGTGATGTGTGGAGTGTTGGCTGTGTTGTTATAGAAATGGCTTGTGCTAAACCTCCCTGGAATGCAGAGAAACACTCCAATCATCTTGCGCTGATATTTAAG ATTGCTAGTGCAACTACTGCTCCATCAATCCCTTCACATCTGTCTCCTGGTTTAAGGGATGTGACTCTTCGGTGTTTAGAACTTCAACCTCAGGACAGACCCCCATCAAGGGAGCTGCTGAAACACCCAGTCTTCCGTACTACATGGTAG